The following proteins are encoded in a genomic region of Salminus brasiliensis chromosome 17, fSalBra1.hap2, whole genome shotgun sequence:
- the LOC140538147 gene encoding receptor-interacting serine/threonine-protein kinase 2 isoform X1, whose amino-acid sequence MTQASVLKVFREEDLRDVALVRTSVDACLRGCLKGTARRVAVKLLNCSTAESSAQLAQVEDALTLGRVCSERILLPLGLYKAGYLQGLVWDWMAEGSLHSLLHETYLYPDLPVALRLQILLDVTEGLKHLHAIPLAHGALKATNVLLDQQYRAKLCDWGQQMVLDLRAPVSSGGRPCFRDLAYMSPEVIEGGVPSVKADIYSFGVLIWEALNRRRPCEGMDHLQTLLLSTPESTEPGVGIKLLPSETPQRHALNQLVIRCWSSEPNQRPLAEECVVELRKALATFDLDASTNAAHKLKACKERALHSCKSASAWELPIELNNLEGYSGSMGPQKNLTSKTIPMNVPCLNKPASRTPKSDGTSPKGSPPFHTPARASPPTACCRDNAGNSNLSKGTPSIPCHSPGLRRCVVGCGVTQTRTPAPPNTPCGSPTTVMQAPLQHPCLANQAACHSSASWSCCRLLQERREAIVHCMTEGRLNYLLDVLRARQAVTREAYELITAALTLTARTRCLLDICACLGENVAVLVASTLGLVSTEATHGHTRSQMASKGQAG is encoded by the exons ATGACCCAGGCTTCTGTTCTGAAGGTGTTTCGCGAAGAAGACTTGAGAGACGTGGCTTTGGTCAGAACGAGCGTCGACGCCTGTTTGCGAGGCTGCCTTAAAGGAACAGCACGGCGAGTGGCGGTGAAGCTGCTCAACTGCTCCACTGCTGAAAG CAGTGCCCAGCTTGCCCAGGTGGAAGATGCACTCACACTAGGCAGAGTATGTTCTGAGCGAATACTGCTTCCCCTGGGTTTGTACAAGGCTGGCTATCTGCAGGGGTTAGTATGGGACTGGATGGCAGAGGGATCTCTGCATTCACTACTGCATGAG ACTTACCTTTATCCAGACCTGCCCGTAGCCCTTCGGCTCCAAATTCTACTTGATGTGACAGAAGGTCTGAAGCACTTGCATGCCATTCCTCTAGCCCATGGAGCCCTGAAGGCCACCAACGTTCTACTTGACCAGCAGTACCGGGCTAAG TTGTGTGACTGGGGACAGCAGATGGTCTTGGATTTAAGGGCACCCGTGTCTAGTGGTGGTAGACCATGTTTTAGAGACTTGGCTTATATGTCACCTGAAGTTATAGAAGGTGGTGTGCCATCGGTAAAAGCAGACATATACAG TTTTGGTGTTCTGATTTGGGAGGCACTAAACCGAAGGCGGCCGTGTGAAG GTATGGATCATTTGCAGACCCTCTTactatctactccagagagcacagagcCTGGTGTGGGGATTAAACTGTTGCCCTCTGAAACTCCCCAGCGCCACGCCCTTAATCAGCTTGTAATAAGATGCTGGTCTAGTGAGCCAAACCAGCGCCCACTGGCTGAAG AGTGTGTAGTGGAACTCAGAAAGGCCTTGGCAACATTCGACTTGGATGCTTCTACTAATGCTGCCCACAAGCTAAAAGCATGCAAG GAGAGGGCACTGCACAGCTGTAAAAGCGCCTCAGCATGGGAGCTGCCCATTGAACTGAACAACCTAGAG GGCTACAGTGGCAGCATGGGGCCACAGAAGAACCTGACCTCTAAAACAATTCCAATGAATGTGCCTTGTTTGAATAAACCTGCCTCACGGACCCCTAAGTCAGATGGGACAAGTCCAAAAGGAAGTCCTCCTTTCCACACTCCAGCAAGGGCTTCCCCTCCGACTGCATGCTGCAGGG ataaTGCAGGTAATTCCAATTTGTCAAAGGGAACCCCCAGCATCCCTTGCCATAGCCCTGGTCTTAGAAGGTGTGTTGTAGGCTGTGGTGTAACCCAAACGCGGACCCCGGCACCACCAAACACACCATGTGGCTCCCCAACAACCGTGATGCAGGCTCCCCTGCAACATCCCTGTCTTGCAAACCAGG CAGCATGCCACTCTTCTGCTAGCTGGAGCTGCTGCCGGCTCCTGCAGGAGAGGCGAGAGGCCATCGTCCACTGTATGACTGAGGGGCGTCTCAACTACCTGCTGGATGTGCTCCGGGCCAGGCAGGCCGTGACGCGGGAGGCCTACGAGCTGATCACCGCTGCCCTCACCCTGACCGCCCGCACACGCTGCCTGCTTGACATCTGTGCCTGCCTGGGCGAAAACGTTGCCGTCCTGGTGGCCAGCACCCTGGGCCTGGTGTCAACAGAGGCCACACATGGCCATACCCGTTCTCAGATGGCTTCTAAGGGGCAGGCTGGCTGA
- the LOC140538147 gene encoding receptor-interacting serine/threonine-protein kinase 2 isoform X2, producing the protein MTQASVLKVFREEDLRDVALVRTSVDACLRGCLKGTARRVAVKLLNCSTAESSAQLAQVEDALTLGRVCSERILLPLGLYKAGYLQGLVWDWMAEGSLHSLLHETYLYPDLPVALRLQILLDVTEGLKHLHAIPLAHGALKATNVLLDQQYRAKLCDWGQQMVLDLRAPVSSGGRPCFRDLAYMSPEVIEGGVPSVKADIYSFGVLIWEALNRRRPCEGMDHLQTLLLSTPESTEPGVGIKLLPSETPQRHALNQLVIRCWSSEPNQRPLAEECVVELRKALATFDLDASTNAAHKLKACKERALHSCKSASAWELPIELNNLEGYSGSMGPQKNLTSKTIPMNVPCLNKPASRTPKSDGTSPKGSPPFHTPARASPPTACCRDNAGNSNLSKGTPSIPCHSPGLRRCVVGCGVTQTRTPAPPNTPCGSPTTVMQAPLQHPCLANQACHSSASWSCCRLLQERREAIVHCMTEGRLNYLLDVLRARQAVTREAYELITAALTLTARTRCLLDICACLGENVAVLVASTLGLVSTEATHGHTRSQMASKGQAG; encoded by the exons ATGACCCAGGCTTCTGTTCTGAAGGTGTTTCGCGAAGAAGACTTGAGAGACGTGGCTTTGGTCAGAACGAGCGTCGACGCCTGTTTGCGAGGCTGCCTTAAAGGAACAGCACGGCGAGTGGCGGTGAAGCTGCTCAACTGCTCCACTGCTGAAAG CAGTGCCCAGCTTGCCCAGGTGGAAGATGCACTCACACTAGGCAGAGTATGTTCTGAGCGAATACTGCTTCCCCTGGGTTTGTACAAGGCTGGCTATCTGCAGGGGTTAGTATGGGACTGGATGGCAGAGGGATCTCTGCATTCACTACTGCATGAG ACTTACCTTTATCCAGACCTGCCCGTAGCCCTTCGGCTCCAAATTCTACTTGATGTGACAGAAGGTCTGAAGCACTTGCATGCCATTCCTCTAGCCCATGGAGCCCTGAAGGCCACCAACGTTCTACTTGACCAGCAGTACCGGGCTAAG TTGTGTGACTGGGGACAGCAGATGGTCTTGGATTTAAGGGCACCCGTGTCTAGTGGTGGTAGACCATGTTTTAGAGACTTGGCTTATATGTCACCTGAAGTTATAGAAGGTGGTGTGCCATCGGTAAAAGCAGACATATACAG TTTTGGTGTTCTGATTTGGGAGGCACTAAACCGAAGGCGGCCGTGTGAAG GTATGGATCATTTGCAGACCCTCTTactatctactccagagagcacagagcCTGGTGTGGGGATTAAACTGTTGCCCTCTGAAACTCCCCAGCGCCACGCCCTTAATCAGCTTGTAATAAGATGCTGGTCTAGTGAGCCAAACCAGCGCCCACTGGCTGAAG AGTGTGTAGTGGAACTCAGAAAGGCCTTGGCAACATTCGACTTGGATGCTTCTACTAATGCTGCCCACAAGCTAAAAGCATGCAAG GAGAGGGCACTGCACAGCTGTAAAAGCGCCTCAGCATGGGAGCTGCCCATTGAACTGAACAACCTAGAG GGCTACAGTGGCAGCATGGGGCCACAGAAGAACCTGACCTCTAAAACAATTCCAATGAATGTGCCTTGTTTGAATAAACCTGCCTCACGGACCCCTAAGTCAGATGGGACAAGTCCAAAAGGAAGTCCTCCTTTCCACACTCCAGCAAGGGCTTCCCCTCCGACTGCATGCTGCAGGG ataaTGCAGGTAATTCCAATTTGTCAAAGGGAACCCCCAGCATCCCTTGCCATAGCCCTGGTCTTAGAAGGTGTGTTGTAGGCTGTGGTGTAACCCAAACGCGGACCCCGGCACCACCAAACACACCATGTGGCTCCCCAACAACCGTGATGCAGGCTCCCCTGCAACATCCCTGTCTTGCAAACCAGG CATGCCACTCTTCTGCTAGCTGGAGCTGCTGCCGGCTCCTGCAGGAGAGGCGAGAGGCCATCGTCCACTGTATGACTGAGGGGCGTCTCAACTACCTGCTGGATGTGCTCCGGGCCAGGCAGGCCGTGACGCGGGAGGCCTACGAGCTGATCACCGCTGCCCTCACCCTGACCGCCCGCACACGCTGCCTGCTTGACATCTGTGCCTGCCTGGGCGAAAACGTTGCCGTCCTGGTGGCCAGCACCCTGGGCCTGGTGTCAACAGAGGCCACACATGGCCATACCCGTTCTCAGATGGCTTCTAAGGGGCAGGCTGGCTGA